The Pantoea trifolii nucleotide sequence CTCTTTCACCGACATGCCCAATACCAAACCATCGCGCTTACGATCTTCGGAGATATAAACGATGCCGTTCGCCAATCCTTCTTGCGGGGAGCGAGTGGTGATTTCGCGGCCATTCAGCGTGACTTTACCTTTGCTGCGCGGCAGCGCGCCGTACAGCACTTTCATCAGTTCGGTACGTCCCGCGCCCATCAAGCCCGACACGCCAAGGATTTCCCCTTTGCGCAGCGTAAAGCTGACGTCATCAACGCCCGGACCGCTGAGGTTTTCAACTTTTAAGCGGATCTCACCCGGCTGCTGATCGATACGTGGATATTGATCTTCCAGTTTGCGGCCGACCATCATCTCGATCAGGCTCTCTTCGCTGAGATCGCTCACCGCGCGCTCGGCAATAAACTGCCCATCGCGGAACACGGTGACGTCATCGCAAATCTCGAAGATCTCTTTCATGCGGTGCGAGATATAGACGATGCCGCAGCCCTGCGTTTTCAGTTCGTTGATGACGCGGAACAGCGACAGCGTTTCGGTATCGGTCAGCGCATCGGTCGGTTCATCCATAATGATGACTTTCGACTCGAAGCTGAGCACTTTAGCGATCTCGACCATCTGCTGATCGCCAATCGACAAATCGCCCACCAGCTTGTGGCTGTTGAAGCGCAGATTGAGGCGCTTTAATAGCGCATCCGCCTCGGCATACATCTTTTTCCATTCGATACGGCCAAAGCGGTTAACAAATTCGCGGCCAAGGAAGATATTCTCGGCGACGGTCAGTTGCGGAATCAGGTTAAGTTCCTGATGGATAATACCAATGCCCGCTTCCTGCGACGCTTTCGGGCCAGAGAACGCCACATCCTGACCGAGCCACTGCAGGGAACCGGCATCCATGCTGTAAATGCCGGTCAGCACTTTCATCATGGTAGATTTGCCGGCACCGTTTTCACCCACCAGCGCCATCACGCGTCCCGGATAAACAGCAAGCGATGCGCCATTCAGCGCCTTCACGCCGGGAAACGACTTTTCAATCCCTTTGAGTTGCAATAACGGTTGCATAGCGGCCTCAGAAGGTCACGCCGGCGCTCAGGATGACATTCGCATACGGAGAACACTCTCCGCTGCGAATGACCGCCTGACTACGCTGCGTTTGTTGTTTGAATTGTTCATGGCTGGTGTAACGAATGGTGATGACATTCCCCTGGTGCTGTTGCAAGGCTTCGAGCACGGCGAGCAGTGCGCTATGGAGCTGCGGATTGTGCTGCTTAATCTCCTCCGCCATCAGGGCGCTTTCGACTTGCATCTCCTGCGTGACTACCTCAACCACCTGTAAAAATTCGGGCGTACCCGGCGTTAACGCCAGATCGATGCGCTGTGGACCAGCCGGAATCGGCAAGCCTGCATCTGCAATCGTCAGCGTATCGGTGTGCCCCAGGCGAGCAATCACATGAGAGACTTCAGCGTTTAACAAGCGACCTTTTTTCATTTCTTCCACTCCACAGCGAAACGTTTCGCTGATCGGGAGTGTATAAAATGCGCACGGCAACTCAATGGCGGCATCACGGAAATGTGATCGCCATCGAAACGTTTCGCTTGTACCAGAGAGAATTTGAGTTTGGTGGGATATTGGAGCCGCTGCTGCGGCCCCGATGCAGGGATTAAGGCAGTTTACGTACCTGTTTCACGTCCAGTTCGATGGAGTTGAAATCTTTATCCAGTTCGCCGGTCAGTTCTACCTGATCCTTCGGCGTGATGGTCAAACCGTTCCAGCGTTTATGATCGATCTCGACCTTCATGGTGCCGGTGGCATCACGGAACTGATAATCCTCATCACCGATTTGCTTCTCAAGCGTACCGCGCACGGTGATCCAGCTATCGTCCTTCATCTCTTCGGCCTGTTTCACCGTGACAACGCTGGTGTTATCGGCTTTGAAGCCACCAGACTTCACCTGCGCGGATGGCGCATTCGGATCAACAAAGCCACCTTGCTGAGCGGCAAGAACCGGCGTGGCGGCCAGGGCGATGATAGCTAACAGGGCTGCAGACTTTTTCATATGTCACCTCTTTTCCATGAATGTGTTGGTTTACGGAAGCTATTTCACCATAAGGTTCTTAACAGGATCTTAAGAGAATCCGTCGGGCTAACATTCATGAAAAATAGTCTATTTGCCGGGATTTTCGCTGTACAAGAGCGATTGTGCTTCGTATAACTCCGCTTAACAGAAGGAGAGTAGATGCGCATTTTACTGATAGAAGATGACACGCTGATTGGCGACGGTTTGAAAGTCGGGTTAATCAAACTCGGATTCAGCGTGGATTGGTTTGTCTCCGGCGAAGCCGGATTTCAGGCGTTGGCGGCCGCGCCCTGGGACGCGGTGGTGCTGGATCTGTCGCTGCCGGAACGCGATGGTCTGGATATCCTGCGTCAGTGGCGCCAGCAAGGACAGGATGTGCCGGTGCTGATCCTCACCGCGCGCGATGCGCTCGATCAGCGCGTTCAGGGATTGCAGCTCGGTGCCGACGATTACCTGTGCAAGCCGTTTGCGCTGACAGAAGTGGCGGCACGCTTGCAGGCGCTGATCCGTCGCCGTCACGGCCAACTGCAGCCAGAACTCAAACACGGCAAAGTGGTGATGGCGCCCGGCAGCCATAGCGTGCTGTGCGATGGCGAAGCCGTCAGCCTGA carries:
- the rbsA gene encoding ribose ABC transporter ATP-binding protein RbsA: MQPLLQLKGIEKSFPGVKALNGASLAVYPGRVMALVGENGAGKSTMMKVLTGIYSMDAGSLQWLGQDVAFSGPKASQEAGIGIIHQELNLIPQLTVAENIFLGREFVNRFGRIEWKKMYAEADALLKRLNLRFNSHKLVGDLSIGDQQMVEIAKVLSFESKVIIMDEPTDALTDTETLSLFRVINELKTQGCGIVYISHRMKEIFEICDDVTVFRDGQFIAERAVSDLSEESLIEMMVGRKLEDQYPRIDQQPGEIRLKVENLSGPGVDDVSFTLRKGEILGVSGLMGAGRTELMKVLYGALPRSKGKVTLNGREITTRSPQEGLANGIVYISEDRKRDGLVLGMSVKENMSLTALRYFSTGAGNLRHSDEQLAVGDFIRLFNVKTPSMEQPIGLLSGGNQQKVAIARGLMTRPDVLILDEPTRGVDVGAKKEIYQLINQFKAEGLSIILVSSEMPEVLGMSDRIVVMHEGHLSGEFSREQATQESLMAAAVGKQHSEELVV
- the rbsD gene encoding D-ribose pyranase translates to MKKGRLLNAEVSHVIARLGHTDTLTIADAGLPIPAGPQRIDLALTPGTPEFLQVVEVVTQEMQVESALMAEEIKQHNPQLHSALLAVLEALQQHQGNVITIRYTSHEQFKQQTQRSQAVIRSGECSPYANVILSAGVTF
- a CDS encoding YgiW/YdeI family stress tolerance OB fold protein, whose translation is MKKSAALLAIIALAATPVLAAQQGGFVDPNAPSAQVKSGGFKADNTSVVTVKQAEEMKDDSWITVRGTLEKQIGDEDYQFRDATGTMKVEIDHKRWNGLTITPKDQVELTGELDKDFNSIELDVKQVRKLP
- the qseB gene encoding quorum sensing response regulator transcription factor QseB codes for the protein MRILLIEDDTLIGDGLKVGLIKLGFSVDWFVSGEAGFQALAAAPWDAVVLDLSLPERDGLDILRQWRQQGQDVPVLILTARDALDQRVQGLQLGADDYLCKPFALTEVAARLQALIRRRHGQLQPELKHGKVVMAPGSHSVLCDGEAVSLKSRELALLELFLRNPGRVLTRSQLEEKLYSWDEDVSSNAVEVHIHHLRKKLGSQFIRTVHGVGYTLGAAE